tcaatttttctagAGCGTTCTGTTCTGGGAGCCACCACCAAAACTCTAATCGTAGTACTAGTAGTAGTGATTGGAACCAAGAAGATGTAGAGTATTTAGATGAATCTGGGAGTGTTATTTTCACCGGAAAAGGAGTTCGGTCCGTCGATCCGGGGCTCGATGACCACGTGATGGTGGGTGGACTGAAGAAACCGTTTCTGAATGTTTCTGCGGTTGCcaaaattgttgaaattgtCAATAGGTGGAGATGGGGTCCTGAATTGGAGACCCAATTGGATAAGCTCCACTTTGTGCCAAACATGTCTCATGTAATTCAAGCATTGAAGATTGTCACCGATACTGATGCGTCTTTGAGTTTGTTTCGGTGGGCAAAGAGGCAGCCTTGGTATTCTATGCTCAATGATGAGTGTTATGCTTTACTGTTTGATAGATTGAATCAAAGTAGAGACTTTGATGCAATTCAATCCTTGTTTGATGAGATGATTCGAGACTCCGGGGATAATAATGGGGTTTCTTCTGTTATTGCATGTAATCAGGTTGTTCAGGATTTGGCTAAGGCTGAGAAATTGGAGGTGGcattttgttgtttcaaaaaagtCCAGGATTCAGGTTGTAAAATTGATACTGCAACCTATAATTCCCTTATAACCTTGTTTTTGAATAAGGGTTTGCCTTATAAGGCATTTGAGGTATATGAGAGCATGGAAGCGGCAGGATGTTTGTTGGATGGTTCAACTTATGAATTGATGATACCAAGCTTGGCAAAATCGGGCCGTCTTGATGCTGCTTTCAAGCTCTTCCaagaaatgaaagagaagaatttGCGGCCAAGCTTTTTGGTGTTTGCTTCTCTTGTTGATTCCATGGGGAAAGCTGGGAGGTTAGACACATCAATGAAGGTGTACATGGAAATGCAGGGTTTTGGGCTCAGGCCATCTGCTACTATGTATGTTTCCTTGATTGAATCATTTGTCAAGGCTGGGAAATTAGAGACAGCTCTTAGGATTTGGGATGAGATGAAGAAAGCAGGGTTTAGGCCTAACTATGGATTGTATACAATGGTTGTTGAGTCTCATGCCAAATCAGGAAAGCTTGAGACTGCAATGTCAGTGTTTTCAGATATGGAGAAAGCTGGATTTTTACCTACACCATCTACCTATTCTTGTCTCTTGGAAATGCATTCTGCCTCTGGACAGGTAGACTCTGCCATGAAGTTGTATAACTCGATGACCAATGCAGGATTGAGACCTGGTCTGAGTACTTATACTGCTCTTTTGACGCTCCTAGCAAATAAGAAGCTAGTGGATGTGGCTGCTAAAGTTTTACTTGAAATGAAGGCCATGGGGTTTTCTGTTGATGTGAGTGCTAGTGATGTTCTAATGGTTTATATAAAGGATGGCTCTGTTGATCTAGCTTTGAGGTGGCTGCGTTTCATGGGTTCATCTGGAATCAGAaccaataatttcattattaggCAGCTCTTTGAGTCATGCATGAAGAATGGTTTGTATGAGTCAGCCAAGCCGCTCCTTGAAACTTATGTAAACTCTGCTGCAAAAGTTGATCTTATACTTTACACATCAATTCTAGCCCATCTTGTGAGATGCCAAGAAGAGCAGAATGAGAGGCATTTGATGTTGATCCTTAGTGCTACTAAACATAAGGCACACACTTTTATGTGTGGACTCTTCACTGGCCCAGAGCAAAGGAAACAGCCAGTTTTATCCTTTGTAAGGGAATTCTTTCAGAGTGTTGATTATGAATTGGAAGAAGGGGCTGCAAGATATTTTGTCAATGTTCTCCTTAACTACCTTGTTCTTATGGGGCAGATAAACCGAGCACGTTGTGTTTGGAAAGTTGCATATGAGAATAAACTTTTTCCAAAAGCAATTGTTTTTGATCAGCATATCGCTTGGTCCCTTGATGTTAGAAACTTATCAGTGGGAGCTGCTCTTGTAGCAGTTGTGCACACCCTTCATAGATTTAGAAAGCGGATGTTGTACTATGGTGTTGTCCCAAGACGAATCAAATTGGTCACTGGACCCACTCTGAAGATTGTGGTTGCACAGATGCTAAATTCAGTAGAGTCCCCATTTGAGGTTAGTAAGGTTGTTCTGAGGGCTCCAGGAGACTCTGTCATGGAGTGGTTTAAGAAACCAATTGTCCAGCAATTTCTTATAAATGAGATTCCATCCAGGGCTGACATCCTCATGCACAAGCTGAACACACTTTTTCCAAGTTCGGCTCCTGAAATTAGATCTTTGTCCCCTCCCAAACCTCTTATCTCAGGAAAGGCCATGTCACCATAAAGTGAACTTGAGATTAATTGTAGGCCTTGTACCGTTGAGAAAGGAACTGtcaggtgttttttttttttgccttcccTTGCATTACTGATAAAAGGCTTTCTGTCGATCAGCCAATGGCACCCAGTGGGTTCTCCGTTTTAGATGCCACTGTTGTGCCAGAGGCCAAGAGGCATTCTAACACAGGGATAGAGCTACTTTGTCCTGGCACTGCCAGTCAGATGAGGTCATATGTCTTGATGACAATGTTGCTGTAAAAAATCTTAATTCAAACCACATTGGATCTGCTTCTGTATCCTGTAAATGGTTGATGGTGAGTAGCATTGGACCTGTATCTCCTTTAATTAATGGCTCACTTAAAGATATGAACTCCTTCCATTCTAATAGGCACATATTTGAGCGTCAGGCAGGTAATtaatcatgctttaaatttttgtaCTGTTTACAGCATATAGCTTAGTATAGCAATAGTAACACCATCTGAATAATTGACACTTATAGATAAAGTGCTATACTTCCATGGAAAATATGTATCAATAGATTATGTTGTGGTTGTGTCTCCATAAAATCTTTGAGAATGAAAATTAGTTTAAGCAAATTCTCTACTGTTATTCACATGAGCTACTTAAATATTCATAAGGGAGGCTTTATGTTATTGCACACTAGGGAAAAGATTGAAACAGATACACTGTTTTCTGCTTGTTCTATATTAGAGTGATGACCAAGGGCATGGGTCTGTGAGTTTGAGAATGATGATTGGGTTATTACATGTGTTTTAAAGTGTTTTGCGATGCAAGAGGAGGCTGAGAGGTTAGAAAACCTGCTGAGACTTGACCTATTGGCCTGTTCTCTTGGGCTTGTCTTATCACCTGATTTTCCAGGATTGAGAGTCCTGCAACCTGGGTTCATGGGCATGGCTAAAGGGCAAAATGTTCAGTTCTGGGCAGCACATATTATGGTTTCTGGGAACAGAATCAACTACACTGCTGATGTCAACAGTCTGCAGCTCTGCCAACGGTATGGATCATTACAGTAAGGAAATCCCTATCATTCTCAGTCAGGCCTCATAAGTTTATGTGATCACCCCAAATCTGGCAATACAACTACTAGAAtttgttttattcttattattattgtttttttggttctttttccTCTTAGGCATTGTAATGATTTTGAAAGAGGGAATCAATCAAGAGATCATTATGGTTCATGTATGAATTTACTGTGTTTTGAGTATATGCAATACATACACTGAACAGAAGTCAGACTCatactttttttccctttgacTTGGTCCTTGGATTAGATTCTACCAAATTTCTCATGTTCAGAGGTAGCTTGTTGTTTTGAATTTTCCCAGTGCAGAACGGCTTTCACTTTGGCTACTAATAGTTTGTAATCCTTACTTTGCGATTGCAGTAGTTTCCCACAGATATGTTTTGGCTTGAgttcaatattttaaatgagATTTGGATATCTGTTGGGAAAGGCAATTGACATGAAAGAGAGTTTTGTTGAGAGTTAGGCAGTGAGATGAATCCATAAAACTATTGCTAAATTATGAGGTTGGTTTTACTTAACCATCTCCTAATCCCCAATCATTCTTTCGggtttttatcataattttatctGCACAGACCTACTACTTAAACTAACATTCCCAACACATTTCAAGCATTTTCCTGTCATCTCCAAGCAGAGCACTCCATGACTGCATGAATGGCAGGAGGAGGTGGCGGAGCAGATCCAATGGTCCCTTCTATTGGGTTGAAGAGTGCCATGGATAGGAACCAAGAACAGGTCAAGGGTAGCAATCACAGGGCAGGCATTGATGCCATACTCATGGCTCCCAAAGTTCCAAAAGCAATGCCAGCAGTTCCTTTGGCATCTGAAGGTGAGGCCACCCGCCGGCCTCGTGGCAGGCCAGCAGGCTCAAAGAACAAGCCAAAACCACCCATCATCATCACCCGAGACAGCGCTAATGCTCTTAGGGCTCATGCCATGGAGGTGAGCTCTGGTTGTGACGTGAGTGAGAGCTTAGCCAACTTTGCCAGGAGGAAGCAACGCGGGATTTGCATCCTCAGTGGGAGCGGGTGTGTGACCAACGTAACACTTCGGCAACCTGCCTCTTCTGGGGCCATAGTCACCCTCCACGGCCGGTTTGAGATCCTGTCTTTGCTGGGTTCAATATTGCCCCCACCTGCACCACCTGGGATCACAGGCCTGACCATTTACTTAGCTGGGGCTCAGGGGCAGGTTGTGGGCGGATGTGTGGTTGGTGCACTCATAGCTTCCGGACCTGTATTTGTCATGGCTGCATCCTTCATGAATGCAACATTCGATCGTCTGCCTTTGGATGATGATGAAGTAACCACTGCTGTGCAGAACCAGCATTACCAGAATGGTCGTCACCATCACATTGATATGTCGGATTTGTATGGGATTCCCCCAAACTTGCTCACAAATGGTACCATGCTCCCAGAGATATACTCTTGGGCACCTGGGCGAACTCTATCCAAAACCTAGCTTCAATCAGCAAGAACAACACTAGTCTCCCCCATAACCATACACATTAATATTCCTAGAAAGCGTTTGGCTCCCATTCCCTAAAGAAAAGCTCTAGTAATATACAAATTAAGATGTAATGGAGTGTGGCAAAGATTGATTCCATATTGAGACTTGGTTTAATGTTTTCTCATGTAGTAATCAAGTTCATTTACCATTAGGGATATATAAACGAATATAGTATCTCAAGTTTTCATGTACTAACCAACCCATGATCTTTGGACTTCTCAATACATTTTTGTGCAGCAGGCCATCAAGGAATTAACCTTGGAAGCAGCACTTGATTGAAGCTAACTGTTTTGATATGCAAGCTTTGGTTTCTCAGTTTTACCAGCTTGTTCTTCCATTACATTAAAATAGGTGTACTTAAACTGTACGCATTGATtgcttaaaaaagaaaatctcgATTCTATGGTGAGATGGGAAAGACAGGAATATCTAGAATATGCACATGTATGGTGAGATGCAATTCTATGATAAAGTCCATGGCAATGATGGGAAGAACACAAAACTTCTGGTTTGGAATCATCATATAGGTGATACTTTCTCATGTAACTCCTATTCCTTACAGTTTATGAGAAACCTACTTGAATTCCATGTGATATTTTCTAGGAAAATGCTCTAGTTGTCAAGAAAAACAGTGAAGGAAAATGGCAACCGACGCATCACTCTGTTTGTATCCgagtataatttttaatttagcaGAGAAATTTCATGATGATACTAGAAACTGAGGAGGTGTCAGAAAAACTTGCAGTTGGTTTAGATTCAAAGCCACTTGCTTAGCCAGAAGGTGCCTGCTAAGAACTGGCCCTTTAACAGAACATGAAGCTTACTTTCTCTATCTAATATGCAAGCAACATGACCAACTGCGAGAAGTCAATCTATATTTGGGACATAAGAACTGGGATTCCACTAAAAGGGTTATTCCTCATATGCAGATGCAATATGAGTAGGTTCGGCTTCTTTCTAGGGAAGATCTTTGCTGTTCATGGCCAACGGTGTGAACCTTTTGGAATAAGCCATTCATCCAGTTTTTGATGGGAAAAAAATAGCTTCATTTCTTGCTTAATACACAAAACAGAGAGCCAACAGGTAAACAGAGGAGTTCAATCTACAAGAACAAAGGTGTAAACCCTTTTCATTTGGTATACGCCAGTCAAGGGAAATGTTACCAAAATAGGGATTTGACCATCCCATCATCTGTGCGGATCCCCTAGATATTGCAAATGTTCTTCAAGGTTGAAAAATGGACTTGGGTTATTGAGAAGTTCAAGCTCTGCCCAGGACATACTGACCTGTCACTAGATGAGATGTTATGGCCATTTTCTGATAGCTGAGCAACAGCAGAGTGATGAGGTATCAAGAACTTTGGAACTGAGAGGGGTATGGAATGCAGCTTAAAATTGTGAACATGGGTGAATTGCCTCATTTGCATTTGTTGTGGTAATACCCCAAATAATGCCATAGCTGCTCGAGGGGATACACTGACTTAATAGGGACTGCAGAATGGATGGCTAGATCGCATGCAGCTCCTTAGCGGAATGAAGAGTtagttttggatgacatgacaCTTCAAGCTCATCAACTGTTAGAACTAGTAGATGTAGGCTCAAACAAACAATAGATTGAAGTAACAAAAGCTTCACATGCTTTCACAAGGACCTGTTTTCTATATTTGCAGTTACTCCAAATGCTTGAATTCGACCActggaaaattaaaaaacatgtaCATATTTGAATTAGTGAAAGTATTGACACAAATGAAGCAACATCATACCAGTTCAATCCTCTATACATTCAAGAGTATTTTTGTGAAAAAGCAGTGGTTTTTTCTTTCTGAGAGCATTGTGGGGAACCAAAAGAGATGCTATGTCATGCTATCATATATTCTGGAATTGTTTCAGATCCATATGTGATTTCTTGTGTTCTTTTTACTGCGTTCAGGCTTAGTCCATCTCTCAAAACATCATCCCCAACTCATTCAATAAAGAATAGACCTCTTGTGCTTGAGGATGGAGCCTTCCACCAGCTACAAACTCATGAATTTCCCCATTCACTTCAATCAAACTACATCCTGGTTCTTTCTCTATCTGTTTCTCCTTCATGGAAAGCCTTTGCTCCATCGCTTCCTCAAACTGATCAGAGGCAGCATAAATATTCGAAAGAAGTACATAACCACAGCTGTCAGTTCCATCCAAATCAACTATATGCTTTGCTGCCCTTTTGGCCAACTCAACATTTCCATGCTTCCTACATGCTGAGAGTAAGGAACTCCAGATAATAGCATCTGGGTTTACTGGCATATTTCTTATTAGCTCTTCTGCTTCTTCAAGTAGTCCAGCTCGGCCAAGTGTGTCAACCATGCAACTGTAGTGCTTAATAGATGGTTCGATCTTAT
The window above is part of the Vitis riparia cultivar Riparia Gloire de Montpellier isolate 1030 chromosome 12, EGFV_Vit.rip_1.0, whole genome shotgun sequence genome. Proteins encoded here:
- the LOC117926887 gene encoding pentatricopeptide repeat-containing protein At1g79490, mitochondrial encodes the protein MGMRIDRRWSPLMNKAWCNLIKRPPLFLVSPKDLSLLSKSHPIFTSSFQASNIHNPNFINPFLFSLKPRNPSPIFINFSRAFCSGSHHQNSNRSTSSSDWNQEDVEYLDESGSVIFTGKGVRSVDPGLDDHVMVGGLKKPFLNVSAVAKIVEIVNRWRWGPELETQLDKLHFVPNMSHVIQALKIVTDTDASLSLFRWAKRQPWYSMLNDECYALLFDRLNQSRDFDAIQSLFDEMIRDSGDNNGVSSVIACNQVVQDLAKAEKLEVAFCCFKKVQDSGCKIDTATYNSLITLFLNKGLPYKAFEVYESMEAAGCLLDGSTYELMIPSLAKSGRLDAAFKLFQEMKEKNLRPSFLVFASLVDSMGKAGRLDTSMKVYMEMQGFGLRPSATMYVSLIESFVKAGKLETALRIWDEMKKAGFRPNYGLYTMVVESHAKSGKLETAMSVFSDMEKAGFLPTPSTYSCLLEMHSASGQVDSAMKLYNSMTNAGLRPGLSTYTALLTLLANKKLVDVAAKVLLEMKAMGFSVDVSASDVLMVYIKDGSVDLALRWLRFMGSSGIRTNNFIIRQLFESCMKNGLYESAKPLLETYVNSAAKVDLILYTSILAHLVRCQEEQNERHLMLILSATKHKAHTFMCGLFTGPEQRKQPVLSFVREFFQSVDYELEEGAARYFVNVLLNYLVLMGQINRARCVWKVAYENKLFPKAIVFDQHIAWSLDVRNLSVGAALVAVVHTLHRFRKRMLYYGVVPRRIKLVTGPTLKIVVAQMLNSVESPFEVSKVVLRAPGDSVMEWFKKPIVQQFLINEIPSRADILMHKLNTLFPSSAPEIRSLSPPKPLISGKAMSP
- the LOC117926889 gene encoding AT-hook motif nuclear-localized protein 16; amino-acid sequence: MAGGGGGADPMVPSIGLKSAMDRNQEQVKGSNHRAGIDAILMAPKVPKAMPAVPLASEGEATRRPRGRPAGSKNKPKPPIIITRDSANALRAHAMEVSSGCDVSESLANFARRKQRGICILSGSGCVTNVTLRQPASSGAIVTLHGRFEILSLLGSILPPPAPPGITGLTIYLAGAQGQVVGGCVVGALIASGPVFVMAASFMNATFDRLPLDDDEVTTAVQNQHYQNGRHHHIDMSDLYGIPPNLLTNGTMLPEIYSWAPGRTLSKT